The genomic DNA TTATTAATCCAGTAGCTGttgcttattttttttcaacagaTTGCCAAATATTTGAGGATAGGTGCTATAAAGAGCTTAGACTTGGTCACTGTTCAAATCTTGAAATTTGTTAAAATTAGGCCACGAAACTCCCTTGATTGAAGATGAATTTCATGTTTGATTAAAGACGAAACAAATTTCAAGATTTGAACAGTTTGCCCAATCTTCGTTCTTAATTTCTTCTCACAATCTCTGAATTTAACAAAGCACAAATGAAAACCTCATCATAGCAATAGTTCATACAGCTTTGTGCCAAAAATTTCCAAGAATCGTCTAGGCAAGCAGAAAAAGACGGAAAAAAGAGATTAAAGTTGTTACCTTTCTTCTTTCCAGCATCTACCTCTTCAAGGATCTCACGGATCCTTCGCCACTCCTGAGCATACTCCGAAAGTTTCTGGTTCTTAACTTTGTTATCCTCCTTGTTTTTCCTACGCTCTACTATATCAGCAATTTGAGAAGCAATCGAATAAGCCCCACCTTTTTTTACTGTACTGTGTGTATATTGTTTTTGGACcttttttgtaaatttgtttGGGCTTTTTTAAAGTCGTTGATAAAGTATATAAGTAGATAGGTCTTCAGCAGATAGGTATAACAGTTGATAAAGTCGTTGGCACAACGGCCGAACGCGAGTCTCAAattaaagaaagtatgcattggtagtaaaactcacaaaatctcGTTGTGGTAAAAGTATTAACaattattatttgaattttatatgTAATTAGGAAGTTGGAAAAACAACCTACGACGGTTGGGAATCATGAAGAATCGAAAAGCAGGTGGTCTCTTCGCAGGCACAGCAAGGAATTGTGCTAGCTGATGACAGACAATAATCCATCGTTTTTGTCTTCTATTATATTTTCTTCCTCGGTGGAATATTTTGTTTGGTGAATTTTCAATGAATTACTAGTTGGTACTCATTTTGAGTAACGCATATTAACATCAAAATTATTTTAGTCTACAGCCAAATGTTCGGATTTTCAGATTCGGTTTATTATGTGTTTCAAGTGAAGTAGTTTGAGCAGTTTAATAGAGAAATTCGAGGTACCCTTTTAGGCCCAACATTGTACCTAATCCTCGTCAAAGTTGGCAAGTGGATGGTTGAGATGAATACCccctctgtttctctctctctctccgcacGGGAAGGAGGGGGTATGAAACCGGTATAGCTaagtttttctccttttctgtGATTAAAACCATGAGGACTATCTTTATGTGAGCTGCAAATGAATCAAttgaaacagatttttgcaaaagGGAATACAAATTTATGCAAAAAACAGTCAACAAATGACATCAAAAGCTCCATTGCACCCTGCAGGATCTTATTACATCACAAGAAAGGCACGATGATCATCACCAAATACTAGCTAAATCGTCGAAAACGGCATATAAGCTAAGTCATAATAATTCTTCTTTTGCTATAAAAGAGTTGACAAAAATCAGTTCGCAACCTTCATCATCGTCAACGATATTGTTTTACAGCGAAGAGTATACGAGACAGATGCTAGATGTTAAGCATAAAAGATAAGAAATTGCATTATAATTACAGGGACTCCCAAAGTTTGAACACATCAAACTTCACCACTTTGCTTTTTCTCAGCTTTCAGTCACAAGCCTGGAGAACAAAACAAGGGAACTTACTATTCTTCCGCTTCCATGTTGCGCCCGCTAATGATCTGATGGCGACTGCTGCTGGTCCGGTGCCTGCTGCCACATTGGCTGGGTCATGTAGGGGTGAGACTGTTGGGCATACATAGACGGATCCATCATAGGCTTACCCATAATCATCCCGGGATCCCCCACCTGAGGTGCGTGCTGAGGCGGCATATAGCAGTATGGAAGTGCATCATCAGGCCCCCCAACAGACACTGTACCCCTGGGAATCGATGCAAGGACTTCGTCTTTCAGATCCTCTCTTGGCACAATGTctaccaagaaatcaaagatatctGTCCTTGTGATTGCAGCTGCAATGTCATTCTTCTGGAGTGTCCTCCGCTTATTCTCTTCCGTGTGATTCCACGACCGCAATGTCAATTCCAATATGAACATTTCACATGCCCTGGCAAATATCACAGGTGCCTCGGCTGATATCATTCTCACATCCTCATCGGCCTTCATAATCTTCTTGATCCTTGCTAGGGGAAGGCTATGGTTCTTGAAATCTGTCACCTTGTCGATTTCTTGATACTGATTTGTCCAGAAAGTTTGCAGCTGCTGCTGaagttgttgctgctgctgctggtggaTATGCTGATAAGCAAGCTGGTGCTGCGCAAGCTGAGCTCCAGGTGATTGACTAGCGGATTGCATAGCTCCCACTGTTGCGGCAACTGACCCCGGATTTGGGCTCCCGACCATTTGATTATGCTGATACGGGTTAGAACCGTATGTCAACTGAGCTCCACTACCTACCATCCCCATAGATTGGGGTTGGTGATGCCCTTGCGGATCCATCCTGGTTGAACTTTGCAAATCGGCCCTGATTGAAACAAAGGACGGAAAAGGTGTCTGCTTCAGAAACCTACTAGTTACTTACTATATACTCCTCACATACGAAAAGATCTCCCTTTCACACACAATGAATGATTAATTCCAACCGATCCATCTTGTATTACGTTGCAGATAAATCTAAACAGTTTGTCCTCTCGTTCTTTGTTTTCCCTCTTTAGACAATCAAGgatcaaagaatattcattcATTCGAATCTCCTCATTTTTCAGACTAAGCAGGCCTAACCTTCCAGCAGAAACAGAAAAACTCATCAATTCACTGCATGAAGGGGTCTCTAAATGCAATCTTGCAACCAAAAATCTACAGAAAATCAACGAGATTCGCATCCCGCCATCTCGTTACTACTCGAAATAGGATCCACCTAATTTGATTCTGTGATCTGTAGAAAAATGAGAGTTTTCTACCACGGTACCAGCCCCAGATTAAATAACAGTAAGTTCAAGagaaaaaagagtaaaaaaaaaaaaaaaaaaacccagaaaaatgcGAATAAAATGCCATGGAAACTATAATTTGAGGTCGAAACGCTCGAGATATGATCACGCAATCAGGCAAAAACAGTTTCCACCAACAACAATCATGCAAAACAGAATCCCACCGTTtacaaaaaccaaaattcgATCTCTGATATATAACAACAAAAAtgcagaaaattcaaaacccacatccagaaaacaaaaatgttacGTGGGGAGGGAACAAAGATCGCCCATTTGACAATCTAAGACCAACGCACCACACACAAGctcacacacatatacacaacGCAGAGCAAACCCAGAAAACCGTGTGTGGTAGCCGTGCGCGTTTATCCGGTACCTTTTATCAAACAGGCGGTGGGCGCTGCTTCTGCAGAGGATTGGAGATTATCGAgcacctgaaaaaaaaaacgaaattccTTCAGAAAAAAGAGACTCGAAAACATCCATCTGGGCAATGAGAGAGAAAGTCttaaacttttttattaatttttttttttctgtcctGGGAAATTAATCGTACGGAGAAATTCCTAGGATTTGTGGAAGATTCTTGGgcatatgattatttttttatagttttttttggTAATGGTGGATGATGTTTCAGAACACAAACCTaaaaaaggaagaacaaaaGCTGCGAGGAAGTGTTGGATTCTGACTTAACATTTGTCAGAATACTGGACTTTTATGggatttgttttttcatttgacGGTTTTGCCCTCGGTGGAAGTTGACATTTTACTGTTAGGGCCAATTGGTCTTTTGGTGCCCGATGGATACGTGGAGGGGATCGGTCTACTTTTTCGGGAGTCTCTGATTGTGACCAGATCTATGGCTTCTTAAGTTTTGTTTACCTGAGGTTTTTTTACGaaatatttaattcaaaataataatatacgGATCCCTTCCATTTAGATTTTTCGGATTTTTCAATCGTGTTCTTTCAACCGAACATCAAACGGTCATGAATTAATCATATTTCTTTGGCTTTTTCCTATGcatcttcttcccccttctCATTCTCTCTTTTCCGACTCTCTTCTCTTTCTATATGGGTGGACTTTGTGCTAGTTTAGGGTAGCTAGAAGCCGGAAGATGATGGTTTGGATGTGGTGGGTTGGCAACCGGAACAAGTACTCATCGAAGAACGCATAGAATTGAAGGATCTAGATGGAAGGGATCCTGAGAGAATCCCGACCCTACTATAGGAAGTTGGAAATAATTAAATTGGGATGTTATTTAACagaagaggatcctcctgactaGCCCATCTGGGCtgttcaactttaattcaacggCTCAAAACAGGAGAAcattctaaaagttataataattacaaccgttggattaaatttgaacGGCCAGATGAGCTGATCAGGATGATCCCCATCCTGAGCTTAGGTGAGGATTCTCTTCCTTATTTAGCAATTTTGGAAAGATAGGAAAGAAGTTGACAAATTTGGCTTTGTCTCGTATTGTATTATTGTTCAATTTGATTTTTGTAGTACAAACACCCACCTGAATAAAAGTCTTTCAATCTCATTCCTACGTTAATGTGAATCTTGTACTATCattcaatttatttaaaaaaaaactaatgaaaaagatttgaaaattttgaattttaacgataaggacaaaatcaaggataaagtgaatagtaattggattgattttttagtgtaaaaaatatgatttttcgttaaagtgaatagtatcggaaattttttgttaaagttaccTTTATTTAATTCTAATCATTTGGTCCCACATAATATGATTTGCAAGGGAATTCAAACCCGAGGACATTTTAACTTTTGTTGTAAAAATCATAGTTCACGCAAATGCTTGTTTTGATATTTTCCCCATTGATGACGGAACTGGAGATATGCTCTCTCAATCTCTCGTCATTGATTCACCACATGCCAAACGTCTATTATATTAGACGAGTGACATTAGCGTAACTATGTCTTGGCTGCAACAGAGAATTTAGCATCGAGATGGTTCATGAACACGTATAGACAACTTTGTGCAGTTTGCAAACACAATTGGTTTGCAGTGTAAATTGCCATTGCCACATTTAGTAATGTTACAAGTGGTACAAGAGCCATAATTCCGGCACTACCCAAAGCCTTTTATGCCATAACACTTCTAGCAGTCCAAAAAAATATCATCTATCAAATGTCGAAACAAAAAACCAATTGAACCTATAAGCTGCAGATCGCTTTCATCCAGGCAGGAAAGACTCGAAAAAGGgttgttgattcttcaaaatGCAGTGTACCTTTTGATCCACGACTTCTTTCCGAAATTTTTCGATGAATGATGCTCGTATGATATACACAATCCATCCAGGTCAGAGTTAGCATGATCAAGCTCGAGATTACACGTGGTAGCTCCATATCTTCCCTGGTTTGTTGTATTTTTCCAATGGAGGATCCAATATAAA from Pyrus communis chromosome 17, drPyrComm1.1, whole genome shotgun sequence includes the following:
- the LOC137723737 gene encoding nuclear transcription factor Y subunit C-3-like, coding for MDPQGHHQPQSMGMVGSGAQLTYGSNPYQHNQMVGSPNPGSVAATVGAMQSASQSPGAQLAQHQLAYQHIHQQQQQQLQQQLQTFWTNQYQEIDKVTDFKNHSLPLARIKKIMKADEDVRMISAEAPVIFARACEMFILELTLRSWNHTEENKRRTLQKNDIAAAITRTDIFDFLVDIVPREDLKDEVLASIPRGTVSVGGPDDALPYCYMPPQHAPQVGDPGMIMGKPMMDPSMYAQQSHPYMTQPMWQQAPDQQQSPSDH